A section of the Thermovirga sp. genome encodes:
- the folD gene encoding bifunctional methylenetetrahydrofolate dehydrogenase/methenyltetrahydrofolate cyclohydrolase FolD: MDQAKVLDGREAAGELRASIGARVDGLLKEGRKPPGLAVVLIGEDAASKVYAGQKEKACRGVGFRFFLHDMPASTDTVALAGLLERLSEDPDVHGILVELTVPRHIDWAKAVMSMGAEKDVDGAHPLNLGRLVMGLETVVPCTPRGAMYLLKKHGIDPAGKRAVVIGRSNIVGKPIAQLLLAADATVTVCHSRTAELQNITREADIIVAAIGKPEFLKASMVKPRCVVVDVGINQTERGLVGDVDYQAVSPVASWITPVPGGIGPMTTAMLLSNTLERYLDLEGIQV, from the coding sequence ATGGACCAGGCTAAGGTGCTCGATGGCAGAGAAGCTGCCGGCGAGTTAAGGGCATCCATAGGCGCGCGCGTCGACGGCCTGCTTAAAGAAGGCCGTAAGCCACCGGGTCTCGCGGTAGTCCTGATCGGCGAAGATGCCGCCTCGAAGGTTTATGCGGGTCAAAAGGAAAAAGCGTGCCGGGGAGTGGGCTTCAGATTCTTTCTACATGACATGCCGGCTTCGACGGACACGGTCGCTCTGGCGGGCCTACTGGAGAGGCTCAGCGAGGATCCGGATGTACACGGGATACTCGTCGAGCTTACCGTCCCAAGGCACATCGATTGGGCAAAGGCGGTCATGTCCATGGGTGCAGAAAAGGACGTCGACGGGGCTCATCCGCTGAACCTGGGACGCCTGGTTATGGGCTTGGAGACGGTCGTGCCGTGCACGCCTCGGGGTGCCATGTATCTCCTGAAGAAGCACGGCATCGACCCGGCTGGAAAGAGGGCGGTGGTTATCGGGAGGAGCAACATCGTGGGAAAACCTATTGCGCAGCTCCTGCTGGCGGCCGATGCCACCGTGACGGTGTGCCACAGCAGGACCGCCGAACTGCAGAACATCACCAGGGAGGCCGACATCATCGTCGCCGCGATCGGTAAGCCGGAATTTCTTAAGGCTTCCATGGTCAAACCCCGGTGCGTCGTCGTTGACGTGGGAATAAACCAGACGGAGAGGGGCCTCGTAGGGGATGTGGATTACCAAGCAGTATCCCCGGTTGCCTCCTGGATCACGCCAGTTCCTGGCGGCATCGGCCCTATGACTACGGCCATGCTGCTTTCGAACACGCTGGAAAGGTATCTCGACCTGGAAGGGATTCAGGTGTGA
- a CDS encoding formate--tetrahydrofolate ligase, producing the protein MPSDIEIAQRTRIKPIVEVASSIGIGEDELEYYGPYKAKLSRGLWERIKSRPDGKLILVTAITPTPAGEGKTTMTVGLGQGLSEIGKKVMIALREPSLGPSFGVKGGAAGGGHSQVLPMEDINLHFTGDIHAVTTAHNLISAMVDNHLQQGNDLGIDPRRVVWRRVMDLNERALRNVVIGLGGKPHGVPRESGFDITAASELMAILCLSSDLMDLKERVGRIILGYTYDNKVVRAGDLGVAGAVAVLMKDAIKPNLVQTLEGVPAFVHGGPFGNIAHGCNSIQATRHGLKLVDYVVTEAGFGAELGAEKFFDIKCRMAGLRPDAVVLVATVRALKMHGGVPKGELSREDVTALKLGLPNLEKHIENVKSFGLPVVVALNRFPADSVPELDAVRERCKALGASFSLSEAWAKGGKGAVDLAEKVVEVCSKSNDFHYLYEAEASPREKIETIARQLYGAGDVQYTDSAVRDLAAIHEMGLDHLLVCMAKTQASLSDDPARIGRPDGFTLTVREVRISSGAGFLVALTGSIMTMPGLPKKPATVDIDIDAEGKITGLF; encoded by the coding sequence TCATTCTCGTGACGGCTATTACCCCGACCCCCGCGGGCGAGGGCAAGACGACCATGACGGTTGGCCTGGGGCAGGGGCTTTCGGAGATAGGCAAGAAGGTAATGATAGCTTTGAGAGAACCCAGCCTGGGTCCGAGTTTCGGGGTCAAGGGCGGCGCGGCAGGGGGTGGTCACTCTCAGGTTCTCCCTATGGAAGATATTAACCTTCACTTCACGGGAGATATCCACGCCGTAACAACGGCCCACAACCTGATATCTGCCATGGTCGACAACCACCTCCAGCAGGGTAACGACCTGGGGATCGATCCGCGCAGGGTCGTCTGGAGGCGCGTAATGGACCTCAACGAACGGGCCCTCAGGAACGTGGTCATCGGCCTCGGGGGAAAACCCCACGGTGTCCCCAGGGAAAGTGGATTTGACATAACCGCCGCTTCGGAACTTATGGCGATACTGTGCCTTTCCTCGGACCTGATGGACCTCAAGGAACGGGTGGGAAGGATAATCCTTGGCTATACCTACGACAACAAGGTGGTCAGGGCGGGCGACCTCGGGGTCGCGGGAGCCGTGGCAGTACTGATGAAGGATGCCATCAAGCCCAACCTTGTCCAGACCCTTGAAGGAGTCCCTGCCTTTGTTCACGGCGGTCCCTTTGGCAATATCGCCCACGGTTGCAACAGCATCCAGGCCACCAGGCATGGTCTCAAACTGGTCGACTACGTCGTGACCGAGGCCGGATTCGGTGCCGAATTGGGCGCCGAAAAGTTCTTTGACATCAAGTGCCGGATGGCCGGCCTGAGGCCCGATGCGGTGGTGCTGGTGGCCACGGTGAGGGCGCTCAAGATGCACGGCGGAGTTCCTAAGGGCGAGCTCTCCAGGGAGGATGTGACCGCTCTTAAGCTGGGCCTTCCCAACCTTGAAAAGCATATAGAGAACGTCAAGTCCTTCGGCCTGCCGGTGGTGGTGGCGTTGAACCGATTCCCAGCGGACTCCGTCCCGGAACTCGACGCCGTCCGGGAAAGATGCAAGGCCCTCGGGGCGTCTTTCTCCCTTTCCGAGGCTTGGGCCAAGGGCGGCAAGGGTGCCGTCGACCTGGCGGAAAAGGTCGTCGAGGTCTGCTCAAAGAGCAACGACTTCCACTACCTCTACGAAGCCGAAGCTTCCCCCAGGGAGAAGATTGAGACCATAGCGCGGCAGCTTTACGGAGCCGGGGACGTGCAGTACACCGACTCGGCCGTGAGGGACCTTGCCGCCATACACGAAATGGGGCTTGATCATCTGCTTGTATGCATGGCCAAAACCCAGGCCTCCCTTTCGGATGACCCGGCGAGAATTGGCCGGCCCGACGGCTTCACCCTGACCGTCCGGGAGGTCCGTATATCGTCGGGGGCCGGGTTCCTCGTGGCCCTGACCGGAAGCATCATGACCATGCCGGGATTGCCGAAAAAACCCGCCACCGTCGATATTGACATCGATGCCGAGGGAAAAATAACGGGGCTCTTCTAG